In one window of Megalops cyprinoides isolate fMegCyp1 chromosome 24, fMegCyp1.pri, whole genome shotgun sequence DNA:
- the cnpy1 gene encoding protein canopy-1, whose product MNMAACLPQISLVFVVLSVFSQAAEGKKDEMLYCSACRAIADELNYSISKVDPKKTIHVGSFRLNPDGSLNDKKVPLARSETHLTELLEDVCDKMNDYALHVDPDTKEKSYKRFAPRSNDNSDFPDFKNFKFDGPEGSNSLKFACENIVEEYEDDIISLFTQETDHVAEKLCSEISGHCKGTVFSHGEL is encoded by the exons ATGAACATGGCAGCATGCCTTCCGCAGATCAGCCTGGTGTTTGTGGTGCTGTCTGTCTTCTCCCAGGCAGCTGAAGGGAAGAAGGACGAGATGCTGTACTGTTCTG cttGCAGGGCAATTGCAGATGAACTGAATTATTCGATCAGCAAAGTGGACCCAAAGAAGACCATACATGTGGGAAGCTTTAGACTTAATCCTGATGGGAGCCTGAATGACAAAAAG GTTCCTCTTGCTAGGTCAGAGACTCACTTAACTGAACTGCTGGAAGATGTTTGTGATAAGATGAATGATTATGCTCTCCATGTGGACCCAGACACCAAAGAAAAGAGCTATAAACGATTTGCTCCAAGGAGTAATGACAACAGTGATTTTccagattttaaaaattttaagtTTGATGGTCCAGAAGGTTCCAATTCCCTGAAATTTGCt TGTGAAAACATTGTGGAAGAGTATGAAGATGACATTATTTCACTCTTTACCCAAGAGACAGACCATGTGGCTGAAAAGCTGTGCAGTGAAATATCAG GTCATTGTAAAGGGACTGTGTTTTCACATGGTGAGCTGTAG